From Enhydrobacter sp., the proteins below share one genomic window:
- a CDS encoding response regulator → MAERVLMIDDDARLAGMVSDYLGGAGFRLTAAGTAREGETLLKREAFDAVILDLMLPDADGLDLCRRLRDVSDVPILMLTARGEPMDRVVGLEIGADDYLAKPFEPRELQARLRAILRRRRAPAKADILRFGRLEIDKGSRIVRLDGEERTITSYQFALLLALAERPGRVLSRDALMDLLKGEKLEAFDRSVDVHVSRIRAAIEDDVKKPRRILTVRGAGYVFARDQDR, encoded by the coding sequence ATGGCCGAGCGTGTCCTGATGATCGACGACGACGCCCGTCTCGCCGGGATGGTCTCGGACTATCTCGGCGGGGCGGGCTTTCGTCTGACCGCCGCCGGCACGGCGCGCGAGGGCGAGACATTGCTCAAGCGCGAGGCGTTCGACGCGGTGATCCTGGACCTGATGCTGCCCGACGCCGATGGCCTCGATCTCTGCCGCCGGCTGCGCGACGTCTCCGATGTTCCCATCCTGATGCTGACGGCGCGCGGCGAGCCGATGGACCGCGTCGTCGGCCTCGAGATCGGCGCCGACGACTATCTCGCCAAGCCCTTCGAGCCGCGCGAGCTGCAGGCCCGCCTGCGCGCCATCCTGCGCCGCCGCCGCGCGCCGGCGAAGGCCGACATCCTGCGCTTCGGCCGTCTCGAGATCGACAAGGGTTCGCGCATCGTGCGGCTCGACGGCGAGGAGCGGACGATCACCTCCTACCAGTTCGCACTCCTGTTGGCGCTGGCCGAGCGGCCGGGGCGCGTGCTGTCGCGCGATGCCCTGATGGATCTCCTGAAGGGCGAAAAGCTCGAGGCCTTCGACCGCTCAGTCGACGTTCACGTCTCGCGCATCCGCGCCGCCATCGAGGACGACGTCAAGAAACCGCGCCGCATCCTGACCGTGCGGGGCGCCGGCTACGTCTTCGCCCGAGACCAGGACCGATGA
- a CDS encoding HAMP domain-containing protein, producing MQRLYLQFYVTIVLVLVVFVGAAALLWKLAEDEARTPQYLDVAAELTGALLPDADAAPADSQKAIEILHRKLRFDLALYRPDGTAIARVGRVPPRFDPNRARIGWRRGSAGPVFTLQLPDGRWLVARQVKERPPGPTFWIAAVLALVAIAIAVGVYPVVRHLGRRLERLKSGVERLGRGDLSARVKVEGRDELAALAESFNRSAQRIEELVAAHRLLLANCSHELRTPLARIGMATALLSESTDHKTRDSLKEDIAELDQLIDQILLASRLDAQPELERREPVDLLAVAAEEAAHYDLEADGEPVMVEGDRLLLRRLIRNLLENARRYGGGTVALSVARERDRAILEVSDRGPGVPPAERERIFEPFYRLASSPESGRGSGLGLALVRTIARRHGGEAVCLAADGSGSRFRVDLPAA from the coding sequence ATGCAGCGCCTCTACCTCCAGTTCTACGTCACCATCGTGCTGGTGCTCGTCGTGTTCGTGGGCGCGGCAGCGCTGCTCTGGAAGCTGGCCGAAGACGAGGCGCGCACCCCGCAATATCTCGACGTCGCGGCCGAGCTCACCGGCGCCCTGCTGCCGGACGCCGACGCGGCGCCGGCCGACAGCCAGAAGGCGATCGAGATCCTGCATCGCAAGCTGCGCTTCGACCTCGCGCTCTATCGGCCCGACGGCACAGCCATCGCAAGGGTCGGCCGCGTGCCGCCGCGCTTCGACCCCAATCGCGCCCGGATCGGCTGGCGGCGCGGTTCGGCGGGCCCGGTGTTCACGCTGCAGCTCCCGGACGGCCGCTGGCTGGTCGCCCGCCAGGTGAAGGAACGCCCTCCCGGCCCGACTTTCTGGATCGCGGCCGTGCTGGCCCTCGTGGCTATCGCCATCGCCGTCGGCGTGTATCCCGTGGTGCGCCATCTCGGCCGTCGACTCGAACGGCTGAAGTCCGGTGTCGAGCGGCTCGGCCGTGGCGACCTCTCGGCCCGGGTCAAGGTCGAGGGTCGCGACGAGCTCGCCGCCCTGGCAGAAAGCTTCAACCGCTCCGCGCAGCGTATCGAGGAGCTGGTGGCGGCGCATCGCCTGCTGCTCGCCAACTGCAGTCACGAGCTGCGCACGCCGCTCGCCCGGATCGGTATGGCGACCGCCCTGCTGTCGGAGAGCACCGACCACAAGACGCGCGATTCGCTCAAGGAGGACATTGCCGAACTCGACCAGCTCATCGACCAGATCCTGCTCGCCAGCCGCCTCGACGCCCAGCCCGAGCTGGAGCGCCGGGAACCCGTCGACCTGCTGGCCGTCGCCGCCGAGGAGGCGGCCCATTACGATCTCGAAGCGGATGGCGAGCCGGTAATGGTGGAGGGCGATCGCCTCCTGCTGCGCCGCCTGATCCGCAATCTGCTGGAGAATGCGCGCCGCTACGGCGGCGGCACCGTCGCCCTGTCGGTCGCCCGGGAACGCGACCGAGCCATCCTCGAAGTCAGCGACCGCGGCCCCGGGGTGCCGCCCGCGGAACGCGAGCGCATCTTCGAACCCTTCTATCGGCTCGCCTCCTCGCCCGAGAGCGGACGCGGCAGCGGGCTGGGCCTCGCCCTGGTCCGCACGATCGCGCGCCGGCACGGCGGCGAGGCGGTTTGCCTTGCGGCAGACGGCAGCGGCAGCCGCTTCCGGGTCGACCTGCCGGCGGCGTAG
- a CDS encoding periplasmic heavy metal sensor produces the protein MATMTIRTMLAALLVGSLAATAGGPALARGDKAGADPAKFQQRIEKRVDRALDGTDASEEQKKKVTEILQSAFADMKPLHTKRVEARKAMTDAMQAPAIDRAKIEQIRQEQMKVADEASQRFTKALTDAGSVLNQAQRQAFFKKWSERGEHRGKRG, from the coding sequence TCCGGACCATGCTGGCCGCCCTTCTGGTCGGCAGCCTCGCCGCCACCGCCGGCGGCCCGGCCCTGGCGCGCGGCGACAAGGCCGGCGCCGATCCCGCCAAGTTCCAGCAGCGCATCGAGAAGCGCGTGGACCGGGCGCTGGACGGCACCGACGCGAGCGAAGAGCAGAAGAAGAAGGTGACCGAGATCCTGCAGTCGGCGTTCGCCGACATGAAGCCGCTGCACACCAAGCGGGTCGAGGCACGCAAGGCCATGACCGACGCCATGCAGGCGCCGGCCATCGACCGGGCGAAGATCGAGCAGATCCGCCAGGAGCAGATGAAGGTCGCCGACGAGGCCTCCCAGCGCTTCACCAAGGCCCTGACCGACGCCGGCAGCGTGCTGAACCAGGCGCAGCGCCAGGCCTTCTTCAAGAAGTGGAGCGAGCGTGGCGAGCATCGCGGCAAGCGTGGCTGA